From the Bacteroidales bacterium genome, one window contains:
- the coaD gene encoding pantetheine-phosphate adenylyltransferase: protein MKNTKTKNIAVFPGSLDPITKGHESVIIRAVPLFDEIIVAIGENSQKKNYFSLEQRKKWIEKVFKKYPSVKVKVYSGLTVDFCKKQKAKYILRGLRTSADFEFERSIGQMNKCIHHDIETIFMLTAPEYTHLNSSIVRDIHRYGGSVKKFVPDGVELK from the coding sequence ATGAAAAATACAAAGACAAAAAATATTGCAGTGTTCCCGGGTTCACTCGATCCTATTACTAAAGGTCATGAATCGGTTATTATCAGGGCTGTTCCGCTGTTCGATGAAATAATTGTTGCCATAGGTGAAAACTCGCAGAAGAAAAATTATTTCTCGCTAGAGCAACGAAAAAAATGGATTGAAAAAGTTTTTAAAAAATATCCTTCAGTGAAAGTTAAGGTGTATTCAGGACTTACTGTTGATTTTTGTAAAAAGCAAAAAGCAAAATATATTTTGCGCGGCTTGCGTACATCGGCCGATTTTGAATTTGAACGCAGCATAGGACAGATGAATAAATGCATACATCATGATATTGAAACTATTTTTATGCTGACAGCGCCGGAATATACACACCTCAATTCTTCCATCGTGCGCGACATTCATCGTTACGGAGGAAGCGTTAAAAAATTTGTTCCTGATGGTGTTGAATTAAAATAA
- a CDS encoding S8 family serine peptidase produces MKNIKYIIFFLTIIPFISLSQSHYFKLPATVTESDYMSKTIIIKIKEIYRNQCNEKGVNIDKLSKAFNSIGAYNIIKKFPGKESPKTKLNRYGEKMEDLSLIYELKYNTGFNIEKAINIMLASGVLEFAEPHYLAQLFYVPNDPYADTANNSFSQYHLNLIKAYQAWDIQKSDTNIVIGITDTGVDLFHPDLYNNIKKNYYDTINGIDDDADGFTDNFFGWDMAENDSSPQWQVIGHGVFVSGLASGIADNSQGGAGVGFNAKFLPVKISDASGVITMGYEGIVYAAEHGCSVVCCSWGGLGGGQYGQTIVNYATNNCNALVIAAAGNSNNNATYYPASYDNVLSVGATNWYDHLWHDSTSAFGSSYGLHVDLCAPGQGIFSTWINAGYLGGQSGTSFAAPIVSGAAALVKSQFPSYSAIQIGEQLKLTTDNIDTIPYNAPWVGMMGTGRLNIYKALTLDNIPSIVMTSKSITDNNDELHTSFDTLRIVGTFKNYLAQSSNSLKVSLSSTSSYVSILNSSTLLGMMNTFEEKMNSADPFLVKILPGVPVSTQIDFKLTFEDATVGYKAYQSFSIVVNVDYIDIDTNKVATTITSKGKIGYNLTTNFSQGVGFTYKNSSSYMTIGGLMLGTSTSQVSDNVYGDVSNHFDNDFKTKTVVHRVEPTEKSDFETLCVFDDSLAPVSTRLNVTVTHKTYTWSSAPDDKYIIMEYSIKNNGTQTLSNLYAGLFMDFDMSGEDIQKDKIDYDATNKMGYTYSLNSSPYAAIKLLSSGTVHHYAFDKDGASNGTSASINIENGFTSYEKYSALKINQSRNTTSQSGNDVADLISTGPFVITPGDSEVVAFALIAGDHLADIQSSAVAADNYYNHYGIDEMFPDNPVATLHVFPNPAVNELNVSFDLQTSSSVEVSVVDINGRVILKKNLGKLMFGDHHQTIDITSVSSGTYSVLLSAGSYRRTGEITITK; encoded by the coding sequence ATGAAAAACATAAAATACATTATATTTTTTCTTACGATTATTCCATTTATCTCATTATCTCAAAGTCATTATTTTAAGCTGCCAGCAACAGTTACGGAAAGCGATTATATGTCAAAAACAATTATCATTAAAATTAAAGAAATATACCGTAATCAGTGCAATGAAAAAGGAGTGAATATTGATAAACTTTCAAAAGCATTTAACTCGATAGGTGCATATAATATTATAAAGAAATTTCCCGGTAAGGAATCTCCTAAAACTAAATTAAACAGGTATGGCGAAAAGATGGAAGACCTCTCACTTATATATGAGCTAAAATATAATACTGGGTTTAATATTGAAAAAGCTATAAATATCATGCTTGCCAGTGGTGTACTTGAGTTTGCAGAACCACATTATCTTGCTCAGTTATTTTATGTCCCTAACGATCCTTATGCAGATACTGCAAATAATTCATTTTCGCAATATCATCTGAATTTGATCAAAGCATACCAGGCATGGGATATTCAGAAAAGTGACACAAACATTGTTATTGGAATTACCGATACCGGGGTTGATTTATTTCACCCTGACCTTTATAATAATATCAAGAAAAATTATTATGATACCATTAACGGAATTGATGATGATGCTGATGGGTTTACCGATAATTTTTTTGGCTGGGATATGGCAGAGAATGACAGCAGTCCTCAATGGCAGGTTATTGGTCATGGGGTTTTTGTTTCCGGTTTGGCATCGGGAATTGCTGATAATTCACAGGGTGGGGCCGGAGTAGGTTTTAATGCTAAATTTTTACCCGTTAAGATTTCTGATGCATCAGGAGTAATAACTATGGGGTATGAAGGAATTGTATATGCTGCAGAACATGGATGTTCAGTTGTTTGTTGTTCTTGGGGCGGTTTGGGCGGCGGACAATACGGGCAAACGATCGTTAATTATGCAACGAACAATTGTAATGCTTTGGTTATAGCTGCTGCAGGGAATTCAAATAATAATGCCACATATTATCCGGCTTCATATGATAATGTATTAAGTGTTGGCGCAACCAATTGGTACGATCATTTATGGCATGATTCCACAAGTGCTTTTGGTTCATCATATGGTTTGCATGTTGATCTATGTGCTCCCGGTCAGGGGATTTTTTCAACATGGATCAATGCCGGATACCTTGGAGGGCAATCCGGAACTTCCTTTGCTGCTCCTATTGTTAGCGGAGCTGCGGCATTGGTAAAATCACAATTTCCTTCGTATTCAGCTATTCAAATTGGCGAACAATTAAAATTAACGACAGACAATATTGATACAATTCCATACAATGCTCCCTGGGTGGGAATGATGGGGACCGGACGGCTAAATATATACAAAGCTTTAACTTTAGATAATATTCCATCTATTGTGATGACATCGAAATCGATTACCGATAATAATGATGAACTTCATACAAGTTTTGATACATTGAGAATTGTTGGAACATTTAAAAATTATCTTGCTCAATCTTCAAATTCACTAAAGGTTTCGCTAAGCTCCACCAGTTCTTATGTTTCAATTCTTAATTCATCAACTTTACTTGGAATGATGAATACGTTTGAAGAAAAAATGAATTCTGCAGACCCTTTTCTTGTAAAGATATTACCCGGTGTTCCTGTAAGTACACAAATTGATTTTAAACTTACTTTCGAAGATGCAACTGTTGGTTATAAAGCATATCAGAGTTTTTCAATTGTTGTAAATGTTGATTATATTGATATCGATACAAATAAGGTTGCAACAACAATTACAAGCAAGGGTAAGATTGGATATAACTTGACAACAAACTTTAGTCAGGGTGTTGGTTTTACATATAAAAATAGTTCTTCCTATATGACTATTGGTGGACTTATGCTTGGTACAAGCACATCACAGGTTTCTGATAATGTTTATGGAGATGTAAGTAATCATTTTGATAATGATTTTAAAACCAAAACTGTTGTTCATAGGGTTGAACCTACTGAAAAATCGGACTTTGAAACATTATGCGTTTTTGATGATAGTCTTGCTCCTGTTTCTACAAGGTTAAATGTAACAGTTACTCATAAAACGTATACATGGTCTTCGGCTCCTGATGATAAATATATCATTATGGAATATTCCATCAAAAATAATGGTACACAAACTTTAAGTAATTTATATGCAGGTTTGTTTATGGATTTTGATATGAGTGGCGAGGATATTCAAAAAGACAAGATCGATTATGATGCAACAAATAAAATGGGTTATACTTATTCATTAAACAGTAGTCCTTATGCTGCAATAAAATTATTATCTTCGGGAACAGTTCATCACTATGCATTTGACAAGGACGGGGCCTCCAATGGGACTTCTGCCAGTATCAATATTGAAAATGGATTTACCAGTTATGAAAAATACAGTGCATTAAAAATTAATCAATCAAGAAACACTACATCTCAGAGTGGTAATGATGTTGCTGATCTTATCAGCACCGGACCATTTGTTATTACACCGGGCGATTCGGAAGTAGTTGCATTTGCTCTTATTGCCGGCGACCACCTGGCAGATATACAGAGTTCGGCTGTAGCCGCCGATAATTATTATAACCATTATGGTATCGATGAAATGTTCCCTGATAACCCTGTTGCTACTCTTCATGTTTTCCCAAATCCTGCTGTTAATGAATTAAACGTTTCATTTGATCTGCAAACTTCATCATCTGTTGAAGTATCTGTTGTGGATATTAACGGAAGAGTTATTCTTAAAAAGAATTTAGGAAAGCTAATGTTTGGAGATCATCATCAAACTATTGATATTACAAGTGTTTCATCGGGAACATACTCAGTATTGCTTTCTGCAGGAAGTTATCGCAGAACAGGAGAAATTACCATAACAAAATAG
- a CDS encoding DUF3822 family protein, translating to MLSGELLKNGFTVNHIVIVKYAETNISLTVFDSLQNTFIAFEKLAFQSRSIFSENIQETEIGKMLIHKEKTFGKIILLIDNPVFTIIPGELYREHDKVKYLLHTHSYHENEGEHSDHLKNMGSYNVYWLPYDMKSFAAKHFLTYELKHFATIFTNYCLSLNKKNEAMYIHVGANIIYVTVVSGGKPVLCNAYKYNTIEDFTFYILKVYQKIFQKPDSASLLISGEIEKISEYKTTISKYIRNVDFIMNSEEFKYGEGISKMPLPVNNILFSTPLCV from the coding sequence ATGTTATCAGGCGAATTGTTGAAGAACGGATTTACAGTTAATCATATTGTAATCGTAAAATACGCTGAAACAAATATTTCTTTAACTGTTTTTGATTCATTACAGAATACATTCATAGCATTTGAAAAGCTGGCATTTCAAAGCAGGAGTATCTTTTCAGAGAATATACAGGAAACAGAAATTGGCAAAATGCTGATCCATAAAGAAAAAACTTTTGGTAAAATTATCTTGCTTATTGATAATCCTGTTTTCACGATCATTCCCGGTGAACTGTACCGGGAGCATGACAAAGTAAAATATTTATTGCATACACATTCCTATCACGAAAATGAAGGCGAGCATTCCGATCATTTAAAAAATATGGGTTCGTATAATGTATACTGGTTGCCATACGATATGAAAAGTTTTGCAGCAAAGCATTTTCTTACATATGAATTAAAGCATTTCGCAACGATTTTTACAAATTATTGTTTGTCATTAAACAAAAAAAACGAAGCGATGTATATTCATGTTGGGGCGAATATCATATATGTTACTGTGGTTTCAGGGGGAAAGCCGGTATTATGTAATGCTTATAAATATAATACTATTGAAGATTTTACATTTTATATTTTAAAAGTTTATCAGAAAATATTTCAGAAACCGGATAGCGCTTCTTTATTAATTTCGGGTGAAATTGAAAAAATTTCTGAATATAAAACTACGATATCAAAATACATACGGAATGTTGATTTTATTATGAACAGTGAAGAATTTAAGTATGGTGAAGGAATTTCAAAAATGCCATTACCTGTAAATAATATTTTATTCAGTACACCATTATGCGTATAG
- a CDS encoding DUF4010 domain-containing protein: MNLKDIPEEFINFLLVTSFSLIIGLAQRRLHPSNEEFKPFGTDRTFTFIGILGFILCMVTPGEYWLFMGGGFAILIFLALYYYMRLVNMRIYGITTIIVAIITYCLAPLVITQPRWLFLLVIVTVLIFTELKESFGVISKKFDKDEFITLGKFLVIAGVILPIFPDEPFVEYLNITPYKVWLAVVVISSISYLSYLLKKFVFPKSGILVSALLGGIYSSTATTLILSRKSKSSGKNQNQYAAGIILATAMMYVRILIILFIFNAALFSILLPGFAILILISFVVTYVIFRLKPEHVEEQNRHIGYDKNPLEFKVALLFTVLYVLFTFITYYVISNFGIKGLNILSLIVGVTDIDPFLINLFQGRYDVGMNILAIATLQAIISNNIVKALYSHFLANKKILWTLLLGFSVIIIVNIIVTVFFYMS, from the coding sequence ATGAATTTAAAAGATATACCAGAGGAGTTTATAAATTTTTTATTAGTAACATCATTCTCCCTTATTATAGGCCTTGCCCAGCGTCGCCTTCATCCTTCCAACGAAGAGTTCAAACCTTTTGGTACCGACCGTACGTTTACTTTTATCGGGATACTTGGTTTTATATTATGCATGGTAACACCCGGTGAATACTGGCTTTTCATGGGTGGCGGATTTGCAATACTTATCTTTCTGGCATTATATTATTACATGCGTTTGGTGAATATGCGCATTTATGGTATCACAACAATTATTGTTGCCATTATAACTTATTGTTTGGCTCCGCTTGTGATTACCCAGCCAAGATGGTTGTTTTTACTCGTTATTGTAACAGTTCTTATTTTTACTGAACTCAAAGAATCATTTGGCGTGATATCAAAAAAATTCGACAAGGATGAATTCATTACATTGGGGAAATTCCTTGTTATTGCAGGAGTTATTCTTCCTATTTTTCCTGATGAACCTTTTGTAGAATATTTAAATATCACACCCTATAAAGTTTGGCTGGCTGTTGTAGTAATATCAAGCATCAGTTATTTGAGTTACCTGCTTAAGAAATTTGTTTTTCCAAAAAGCGGGATTTTAGTTTCCGCATTGCTTGGAGGCATATACAGCAGCACTGCCACTACACTTATTTTATCACGTAAAAGTAAATCGTCAGGGAAAAATCAAAATCAATATGCAGCAGGTATTATACTTGCTACAGCGATGATGTATGTCCGCATACTTATTATTTTATTCATATTTAATGCTGCACTTTTTTCTATACTTTTACCGGGTTTTGCAATATTAATTTTGATTTCGTTCGTTGTAACTTATGTTATTTTCCGGTTAAAACCTGAGCATGTAGAAGAGCAGAACAGACATATTGGTTATGATAAAAACCCTTTGGAATTTAAAGTGGCTTTGCTTTTTACGGTTCTGTATGTACTGTTTACTTTTATTACTTATTATGTTATAAGCAATTTTGGCATTAAGGGACTTAATATCCTTTCATTGATTGTAGGTGTTACCGATATCGATCCTTTTCTAATAAATTTATTCCAGGGAAGATATGACGTAGGAATGAACATACTTGCTATTGCTACATTACAGGCTATTATAAGTAACAACATTGTAAAAGCACTTTATTCACATTTCCTTGCAAACAAGAAAATTTTATGGACACTTCTGCTGGGATTTTCAGTAATCATTATTGTTAACATAATCGTTACAGTGTTTTTTTATATGTCATAA
- a CDS encoding RsmD family RNA methyltransferase has translation MRIVSGTHKSRIIKPPANLPVRPTTDIAKESLFNVLANRIDMETVNVLDLFSGTGSISYEFASRGALSVTSVDIEKRCIDFIHKASAEFKFTNIKILRNDVFTFIKICKVKYDIIFADPPYEMPRIETLPDLVFEKNILNENGIFILEHTERLNFSANPHFMEKRNYGKVNFSFFKNV, from the coding sequence ATGCGTATAGTAAGCGGAACACACAAGTCGAGAATAATAAAACCTCCAGCAAACCTTCCGGTTCGCCCAACCACAGATATTGCCAAGGAAAGTTTGTTCAATGTTTTGGCAAACAGGATTGATATGGAAACAGTAAATGTTCTTGACCTGTTTTCGGGAACAGGAAGCATATCGTATGAATTTGCTTCCCGAGGTGCATTAAGTGTTACTTCGGTTGATATTGAAAAACGCTGTATCGATTTTATACATAAAGCATCAGCGGAATTTAAATTTACAAATATAAAAATACTGCGAAACGATGTGTTCACTTTTATAAAGATATGCAAAGTGAAATACGATATTATATTTGCCGACCCGCCTTACGAAATGCCCAGAATTGAAACTCTCCCTGACCTGGTATTTGAAAAAAATATTTTAAATGAGAATGGGATTTTTATTCTTGAACATACTGAAAGGTTGAATTTTTCTGCTAATCCACACTTTATGGAAAAGAGAAATTACGGGAAAGTAAATTTTAGTTTTTTTAAAAACGTTTAA
- a CDS encoding M20/M25/M40 family metallo-hydrolase, translating to MKKYFSIFVFIFFYITLPSQNITSSKKAKEAGPVLDSLIKSCAASIRPDSIRSYLSTLENFGTRFCLADNHRDVAVWIKNKYISLGYTNTVLDSFLMTDQWNSQTYTLYQYNVVATLEGTQAPDEIYIVGGHYDSYVSGTTALVSAPGVDDNGTSVAASLEVARAFKENNFHPNKTIKFIAFAAEELGLNGSRYYAEQAKANGDKIQMMINFDMIGTNHEAQGAWHINFVNYEGCENITLFAHEIASNYTTLTAVDVNSNSSGSDSYSFWTNGFPAIFLQEYEFSTVYHTVNDLLINVDTTYCAEITKVACGMLLQSVESPKIVSGLSVSDVGDGVSLYASWQKLNEADVTGYMVNVGNLSGDYDSTYYTTDTTIVVSGLTEGTLFYIGVKAVDIDGDKGLASYVSAIPLSIPRTPTGLEQLVSTSNIKLGWKKNMELDMEGYNIYRSDAANGTYEKINSAMVADTVYTDNTADAHTFYYYEISAVDSALNESILSAAIKTRVITHDMGILIVDDSEGGWLNPTDQQVDDFYNNICEGFTLANYDATDSTKIYLADMGAYSTLLWHINRKINKPVFYKNQNEVKKFLESGGNLLFTCYEPQGAAQNINGYPYTYNAGDFIYDYLKIASSEETDEGLFIGAKPFAAGYDSLYIDTLKTLANNQHHVFNIEAINPNSEGNTIYSYDSYFNPSVPAGNMIGKSVGVEYLGSDYKVVTLSVPLYFIKFDEAKNFVQYVMHEKFDEAIDVPEMQSSNGKFLFTLFPNPASDELNITINSAENKNATLEIYSISGKLIKQYKFNCSKGLQSKYIDITAIPEGFYFCKIKAGNNYCVKKLVVGR from the coding sequence ATGAAAAAATACTTTTCCATTTTTGTTTTTATTTTCTTCTACATCACTTTGCCATCACAAAATATAACATCATCAAAAAAGGCAAAGGAAGCAGGCCCAGTACTCGATTCATTAATTAAGTCATGTGCCGCGTCAATTCGCCCCGACAGCATTCGTTCATACCTAAGCACGCTTGAAAATTTCGGTACACGATTTTGCCTGGCCGATAATCACCGTGATGTAGCGGTGTGGATTAAAAATAAATATATCTCCTTAGGATATACAAATACGGTTCTTGATTCATTCCTGATGACCGACCAGTGGAATTCGCAAACCTATACACTATACCAGTACAACGTTGTTGCTACGCTTGAGGGTACACAGGCTCCCGATGAAATATATATTGTTGGCGGGCATTACGATTCCTATGTTTCGGGCACAACAGCATTAGTGAGCGCGCCGGGTGTTGATGATAACGGAACATCGGTGGCTGCAAGCCTTGAAGTTGCAAGAGCATTTAAAGAAAATAATTTTCATCCTAATAAAACTATTAAGTTTATTGCATTTGCTGCTGAAGAATTAGGACTGAACGGTAGCAGGTATTATGCAGAACAGGCAAAAGCGAATGGGGATAAGATTCAGATGATGATAAATTTCGATATGATCGGAACCAATCATGAAGCGCAGGGTGCATGGCATATCAACTTTGTAAATTACGAAGGTTGCGAAAATATTACTTTGTTTGCTCATGAAATTGCAAGTAATTATACAACATTAACTGCTGTTGATGTGAATAGCAATTCGTCGGGTTCGGATAGCTACAGTTTCTGGACAAATGGTTTTCCTGCAATATTCCTGCAGGAATACGAATTCAGCACAGTGTATCACACGGTAAATGATTTATTGATAAATGTTGATACGACATACTGTGCTGAAATTACTAAAGTTGCCTGTGGCATGTTGTTGCAGTCGGTTGAATCGCCAAAGATTGTAAGCGGGCTATCTGTTAGCGATGTTGGCGACGGAGTATCGCTTTATGCTTCGTGGCAAAAATTAAACGAAGCTGATGTTACCGGTTATATGGTTAATGTTGGAAATTTATCGGGCGATTATGATTCCACATATTATACAACAGATACAACTATTGTTGTTTCCGGTTTAACGGAAGGAACATTATTTTACATTGGTGTGAAGGCTGTGGATATTGATGGCGATAAAGGATTGGCTTCATATGTATCAGCAATACCTTTGTCGATACCGCGCACACCAACAGGTTTGGAACAACTGGTTTCCACATCGAATATAAAATTAGGTTGGAAAAAAAATATGGAGCTCGATATGGAAGGATATAATATTTACAGGAGTGATGCAGCAAACGGAACTTATGAAAAAATAAATTCTGCAATGGTTGCCGATACTGTATATACCGATAATACTGCCGATGCGCATACTTTTTATTATTACGAAATTTCTGCGGTTGACAGCGCTTTGAATGAAAGCATATTGTCGGCTGCAATTAAAACAAGAGTGATCACTCACGATATGGGAATTTTAATTGTTGACGATTCGGAAGGAGGATGGCTTAACCCAACCGACCAGCAGGTTGATGATTTTTATAATAATATTTGTGAAGGGTTTACTCTTGCAAATTATGATGCTACCGACAGCACAAAAATTTATCTTGCCGATATGGGTGCATATTCAACATTATTGTGGCATATAAACCGCAAGATTAACAAACCTGTTTTTTATAAGAATCAAAATGAAGTAAAGAAATTTCTTGAATCGGGCGGGAATCTTTTATTTACTTGTTATGAACCGCAGGGTGCAGCACAAAACATAAATGGCTATCCTTATACATACAATGCAGGTGATTTTATTTATGATTATTTGAAGATAGCAAGTTCCGAAGAAACCGACGAAGGCTTGTTCATAGGTGCAAAACCATTTGCTGCCGGTTATGATTCGCTTTATATTGATACCTTGAAAACCTTGGCAAATAATCAACATCATGTTTTTAATATTGAAGCAATAAATCCGAATAGCGAAGGCAACACAATTTATTCTTACGATTCGTATTTTAATCCTTCTGTCCCTGCAGGCAATATGATAGGGAAAAGCGTAGGAGTGGAATACCTCGGAAGCGATTACAAAGTTGTTACGCTTAGCGTTCCTTTATACTTTATAAAATTTGATGAAGCGAAAAATTTTGTTCAGTATGTAATGCATGAGAAATTTGATGAAGCCATTGATGTTCCTGAAATGCAAAGCAGCAACGGAAAATTTTTATTTACATTATTCCCAAATCCTGCAAGCGATGAATTAAATATTACAATTAATTCCGCTGAAAATAAAAATGCAACACTTGAGATTTATTCCATTAGCGGAAAACTTATAAAGCAATATAAATTTAATTGCTCTAAAGGATTACAATCTAAATATATTGATATTACTGCAATTCCCGAAGGTTTTTATTTTTGTAAAATAAAAGCCGGAAATAATTATTGTGTGAAAAAATTGGTGGTGGGGAGGTAA